CCAACGCCAATACGGCGACACCTACCGTCAGTCCAAAAATAGATACGGCTTATACCGTCACGTTTACAGATGGAACAGGTTGTACAAATACCGCGACCGTGAATATTGACGTACGTGATACGCTCATTGTAAGAACAATTGCTGATAGTACAGTTTGTACGGGTGATACCCTGCATATCAGGTCTTTCGCGGATGGGGATTACCCCCTTACATGGTATGATATATCCACCAATACACAGGTAGGCGACAGCAGCATTCTTGTAATTGTACCTCCCTCTCCAGATGTAACATATGCGGTAGTGGCCAGCCTGGGTGATTGCAGCGGATATGATACGGTGAGCTTAAAAGTGGTAGATCCCCCTGTTGCTTATGCCGGGGTAGACACCACTATCTGTTATGGAGACCAGGTCACCCTGACAGCATCTGGTGGCGCCTATTATCAATGGACGCCGACCTTTTCTTTGACGGCTCCTGACCAGTCGACAACTGTGGCTAAGCCAACAGATACGACACAATATATTGTTACAGTCACTGACACCAAGGGTTGTCCCAAACCAGTGACGGATACAGTTCAGATCAACGTGGTACCGCAGGTACATGCATTTGCGGGTAATGATACCATTGCCATCCTGAACCAGCCATTCACACTGCATGCTACCGGCGGCACAACTTATGTGTGGACCCCGACAGATGGATTGGACAATCCAAACATCGATACCCCCACAACGACTATCAATCACGACATTACATATACCGTAACTGCCTATACGGCTGAGGGCTGTTCCGGTACAGATGCTATTAACCTCCGTTTCATAGTAGGTCCGGACATCTATGTACCTACTGGTTTCTCGCCTAACGGTGACGGGCAAAATGATATCTTCAGACCATTGCCAGTGGGCATTACCCAAATGGAATTCTTCCGGGTATTTGACCGTTGGGGAAAACTTATGTACAGTACGACAGAATACCTGCAGGGCTGGGATGGTAATTATGATGGCAAACCCGCTGCTATCGGCACTTACGTATGGGTAGTACAGGGTAAGAACGTAAATAGCGAGACAGTGATCCGTAAAGGCACTGTAACCTTGATCAGATAATATTTCGGAATCCGCTCATGCGGATTCCGATTGTTTTCAAACCCCTTTATATGGCGATTTAATTCATTCGCCCGTCTCCTTTTTTTTATTTAAATTCCTATAGTTAAGTCTTCGTAGAGCTCATGCACAACCCCAACTAATGCATAGATCTATTATTCTGTTTATTTGCTGTAGTTTGATCCACGTTGCTGCTGCTGGTTACCATATTATTGGTGGCGAGATATATTACACTTTTCTGGCCATGAATCCTGATGGTACCTACAAGTATCAGGTCACACTAAAACTATACAGGAATGCTGAATTCACCTGTGGTGAAATTCAGGGCTGCCTGGATCACTTTGAAGATCCGGTGCCTGTGAATATTTATACTTCCGGTGGTTCCCGGGTGATGGATGCCCGGTTACTATTTATCAAAGAGCGTCATCCGCTGCGCGATACATTGCGGAATCCTTGCCTGGCGCCACGCGCCCAAAACCTGGAAGTAGCTATTTATAGGGATACCTTTTCTCTAAGACCTATCCTGGGTGGTTACTATGTCGTGTACCAGCGATGCTGCCGGGGGGAAAAACTGGCCAACATCAACAATTCAGAACACGAAGGCTCCACTTTCTTTTGCATGATACCTGGTACAGAAAGCCGGCCGACGAACAAGAGCGCTTTCTTTGCCAAAGATGCCGCCATTGTGATCTGCGCCAATATGCCGCTGTATTACGATTACTCTGCCTCCGACCCCGATGGCGATAGTCTGACCTACAGTCTGTGCAGTGCCCTCACCGGGGGCGCCAGCCGCAATGAAGCCGCCAGCGCCAATCCGCCCCCATATAATAATGTTGTGAGCTATAAGTCACCTTATTCAGGATCGAATCCAATGGGTGGCACGCCACAGGTGTCTATTGACAACAATGGATTTCTAACTGGTGTACCCCCCAAAGAAGGTCAATACGTAGTATCCGTATGTGTGACAGAGTACGATCGCCGCACAGGCAAAATGATAGGCACTCATCACAAAGACATCCTGCTCACCGTTTTTAACTGTAATACCAAAATCACCGCCGGCTTCCCTCCTACCCTTCAGAATTGTGTACCCGATCCAGACCTCAGTGTACTCATGCCCAATACCAGCAATGCAGGATATACTTCCACCTATTACTGGGACTTTGGCGATGGTACTGATACCCTGGTTACTGATAAGACAGTTTTCAGACACCTCTATCCTGATACCGGGCAGTATGTTGTGAAATTAGTGGTGAACAGAGGACTGGCCTGCACAGATAGCACCACCGGCATAGTGAGTAACTACCCGGGGTTAAAAGGTGATTTTGCTGTAACCGGCTATTGCAAAGGAGACCGCATTCAATTTGACGACAAGTCTGTTTACACTTACGGGCATATTACAGACAGAAGATGGGACCTGGGGCTCACAGGAGATAGTGTGATCAGCAGGGCCTACGGAGAGCATGTAAGTCATACCTATGAGCATGGAGGTGTCTACACCGTTTCCCTGATATTATACACGGACCATTCCTGTGTAGCCACCGTCACGAAAGATATCAACATCTATGAGGTCTTCCCCTTTGCCGGCAATGATACCATCCTGGCAAAAGGCCAGCCCCTCACACTTCATGCTTCGGGTGGGGAGTTCTATGCCTGGGCGCCACCAGATGGATTGAGCAATGTGAACATTGCAGAACCCGAACTGAAATGGAATGAAGACGTCACCTACATACTACGCGTCTCCAATTCACAGGGATGTGTGGGATACGATACCATCAGCATCAAATACTATACAGGACCCGACATCTATGTACCCAACGCCTTTACGCCAAATGGCGATGGAAAAAACGATCTTTTCCGTTTTATTCCTGTGGGCATTACTGAATATAGTTACTTCCGCATCTTTAACCGCTGGGGCCAGGAAGTCTACTCCTCTACTGACTTCCGGCAGGGATGGGATGGTACTTACAAAGGACAACCTGCACCAGTAGATACCTATATCTGGATACTGGAAGGAAAAGATTTCACTGGTAAAACAATTTTAAAGAAAGGCACTGTAACTTTGGTGAAGTAAATAATCATTTTTGACATGGGGAAAGTACTTATTACCGGTGCCACTGCCGGGTTTGGAGAAGCATGTGCGAGGAAGTTTGCAGCTAACGGTTATGACCTTATCATCACAGGTAGAAGACAGGAAAGGTTAACTGCTTTGCAGCAGGACCTGGAAAAAGCGAATGGCATTAAGGTGCTGCCGTTGACTTTTGATGTGCGGGATGAAAAAGCGGTGAGCAGTGCATTGGAGCAAATCCCTGATTCATGGAAAGCGATAGACATCCTCATCAACAATGCGGGGTTAGCGTTAGGATTATCTACAATCGATGAAGGTAGTTTGTCTGATTGGGATACGATGATCGATACGAATGTGAAGGGATTACTGTATGTATCCAGGGTAGTGATTCCATGGCTGAAAGCCCGTAAGAAAGGACATATTATCAACCTGGGGTCTACAGCGGCTAAAACTGTGTATGCAAAAGGGAATGTATACTGTGCTACCAAAGCTGCGGTAGATGCGATTTCGCAGGGTATGCGCATTGATCTGCTGCCTTACTTTATCAAAGTAACAGCCATACATCCGGGTGCTGCGGAAACAGAGTTTTCAGTAGTACGGTTCAAGGGTGATGCCGGCAAAGCGGATGATGTATACAAAGGATTTACACCCTTGAGTGCAGAAGATGTGGCTGACACCATCTATTACTGTGCTACCCTACCTGCGCATGTGTGTATCAATGATTTAGTAATCACATGTACCCAGCAGGCAAACGCTATCTACACTTATAAAGAGTAAAAAGTTATAATATAACACATAGATGTTATTTCATTAGCAGATTTTTCTATATATATTTGAGACAGCTTACTTTTTGTCTATAAATGAATGTGGTATAATGATGGCAGACAAGGGGTTAAATGATGGTATGACGAACTACCATTATAGAGGAATGTGATACCTAACTATCTATGAGCTTTAAGAGTTTATTAATAATGCTAACTATCTATCCTAAAAAACCATATCCCTATGCTTACATTTGCAACACTGTATTTGTTGCGTCTCTACTATCCGAGATGGAAAGCAGAATGGCGCTTCTACTCCGACAGATCTAAAAGAAATAACTACGGTCGCTGGGCTACCCGCCAGGACTGGGCAGGTGCTTTTAGTTACTGAGAAAAAGAAATCAAAAGGTGTACCAACAATGGTACACCTTTTTGGGTTTTATAGACTTATCCATTTATAACATACACTTCCTTTT
This Chitinophaga sancti DNA region includes the following protein-coding sequences:
- a CDS encoding gliding motility-associated C-terminal domain-containing protein; amino-acid sequence: MHRSIILFICCSLIHVAAAGYHIIGGEIYYTFLAMNPDGTYKYQVTLKLYRNAEFTCGEIQGCLDHFEDPVPVNIYTSGGSRVMDARLLFIKERHPLRDTLRNPCLAPRAQNLEVAIYRDTFSLRPILGGYYVVYQRCCRGEKLANINNSEHEGSTFFCMIPGTESRPTNKSAFFAKDAAIVICANMPLYYDYSASDPDGDSLTYSLCSALTGGASRNEAASANPPPYNNVVSYKSPYSGSNPMGGTPQVSIDNNGFLTGVPPKEGQYVVSVCVTEYDRRTGKMIGTHHKDILLTVFNCNTKITAGFPPTLQNCVPDPDLSVLMPNTSNAGYTSTYYWDFGDGTDTLVTDKTVFRHLYPDTGQYVVKLVVNRGLACTDSTTGIVSNYPGLKGDFAVTGYCKGDRIQFDDKSVYTYGHITDRRWDLGLTGDSVISRAYGEHVSHTYEHGGVYTVSLILYTDHSCVATVTKDINIYEVFPFAGNDTILAKGQPLTLHASGGEFYAWAPPDGLSNVNIAEPELKWNEDVTYILRVSNSQGCVGYDTISIKYYTGPDIYVPNAFTPNGDGKNDLFRFIPVGITEYSYFRIFNRWGQEVYSSTDFRQGWDGTYKGQPAPVDTYIWILEGKDFTGKTILKKGTVTLVK
- a CDS encoding SDR family NAD(P)-dependent oxidoreductase translates to MGKVLITGATAGFGEACARKFAANGYDLIITGRRQERLTALQQDLEKANGIKVLPLTFDVRDEKAVSSALEQIPDSWKAIDILINNAGLALGLSTIDEGSLSDWDTMIDTNVKGLLYVSRVVIPWLKARKKGHIINLGSTAAKTVYAKGNVYCATKAAVDAISQGMRIDLLPYFIKVTAIHPGAAETEFSVVRFKGDAGKADDVYKGFTPLSAEDVADTIYYCATLPAHVCINDLVITCTQQANAIYTYKE